From the genome of Sediminibacter sp. Hel_I_10:
TATTTTTAGCAATAATCAGCAGGTATATCAACATAGCGTGGGCTATAAAGATGTTCAGAAACAGCTCAAGCTTACAGATTCAACCAATATGTACGGTGCTTCTCTCAGTAAAGCCGTTTTTAGTATCATCGTGATGAAATTGGTGGAAGATCAAGTCATTGAACTGGATACACCTTTAGAATCCTATCTACCCAAAAAGATACATGAATATGAGCCACTAACACGGTGGCACGATGATTATTCAGATTTAAAAAACGATACCTTGTATAGTCAAATTACGGCAAGAATGTGTCTGAATCACACATCGGGGTTTCAAAATTGGAGGTCGCAAGACCAAAAACTACAAGTGTTTACAGCACCTGGTGAAATTTATAATTATAGTGGAGAAGGATTTGTCTATTTACAGGTAGTTTTAGAGAAATTGACTGGTAAAGGATTGGAACAATTGGCCCGAGAAATTATTTTTGAACCCTTAGGGATGCAAAATTCATCTTACGAGTGGAAAGATAGATTTGAGAATGATTTTGCTATCAGTTATGCTAAAAATGGTGGAATTTACAATAAAGACAAGGATAATGAGCCAAGAGCAGCGAGCACATTAGAAACAACATTTGAAGACTATATTAGATTTTTAGGAGCGGTTCTCAATAAGGAAATCATTAGTAAGAAATCTTATCGTCAAATGTTCAGTCCGCAGACCGAAATCAAGCCATTATCACAAATTATAGATGATGTACATGCTCAAGCAGATACCTATAAAGATATTGAGTTGGGATATGGTTTAGGCTGGGGATACCTCAAAACGCCTAATGGCGTAGGTTACTTTAAAGAAGGTAGGGGTTCTGGATTTCATCATTATTCAATTATTTTTCCAGAAAAGGGCTATGGCGTTTTAATTATGAGTAATTCTGAAAACACCGCATCCATTTATAAAGAGTTATTGGAATATACAACCTCGAACAGTCATATGCCTTGGGAGTGGTTCAGGGAAATTCCGTATAAATAAAATTTCAAAATCAACGGAGTTCTAAAATGAGTAGTCTAGACGGTACTTGGATTTCTGCTGATTTTTTTGATGACAGGATCACTTGATAAAAGCTATAGAAACACATTTAACAACAATTTGAACAATATGAATTCATCAAAAAGAGAGCCCTTATCCGAAACTGAATTGGCCTATATCAATTCGATCACAACACAATATTTAAGTCTCAATACCTTTCATTTTGGCAAACCACCGAGAAAGGTCATGCAATATGACAAAAGGCCCAATATGTATGGGGGTGACGGTGCGGTGTATCTGTTGCAAATGTTTTCGAGCGAGGAGTTGGTGAATAATAGAATTGGCGCCTATATGATACTGCCAACATCTCAAGATTCGGTTGGTTTTCATACGCACGGACCAAGAAAAGAACAAGAATTATATGTGGTTATGGAGGGTCATGGTGAATACC
Proteins encoded in this window:
- a CDS encoding serine hydrolase; this encodes MTDQSLAERLKYQRKSKGLSQEELALKTNVTVRTIQRIEKSETNPHLNTIKLLAAALDVEVSDLLPLCNPKEENIKKKWLLLLHAIPLLGIFIPLCNVLLPLFVWIHKREDNPIYDHQGIKVINFQITALLLVLLSFVSLMTIEKWGFIIFIATVPICICIVIFNIIYVIKKEKCFYPLSIPFLRYKPSSALKGLLILMGVFTLNSCAPKSDNLVTRIDGSTIIKDSISHKIDHLVEQGQVQGSSLAIFSNNQQVYQHSVGYKDVQKQLKLTDSTNMYGASLSKAVFSIIVMKLVEDQVIELDTPLESYLPKKIHEYEPLTRWHDDYSDLKNDTLYSQITARMCLNHTSGFQNWRSQDQKLQVFTAPGEIYNYSGEGFVYLQVVLEKLTGKGLEQLAREIIFEPLGMQNSSYEWKDRFENDFAISYAKNGGIYNKDKDNEPRAASTLETTFEDYIRFLGAVLNKEIISKKSYRQMFSPQTEIKPLSQIIDDVHAQADTYKDIELGYGLGWGYLKTPNGVGYFKEGRGSGFHHYSIIFPEKGYGVLIMSNSENTASIYKELLEYTTSNSHMPWEWFREIPYK